The DNA window TCGGGAAGGCGTTTATAACTCCTTGTGTTTCTGTTAATTGATGTCATtattataatttaatttttaacaTAAATTCATATAACTTTGTtttaattgtaattttttatactaatttaattCTATGAGTGAACAAATTCAAATTTGCATTTGCCCCACAGTTATAGCCCTAATTTTACATTATCTGTTACATTATGAGATATGCATCGCCGGCATAACTAACTGGACAATGATTCAAGGAACAAAACAGCAGTCAGTTTAATTTTGGGCATGTGAAGATTGAGAGACGGATGACCCAGTAACAAGATTGGCCTGATCCAAAGCATAGACAAGTGTGGGAATGCAAGCGCAACTCATCCCTACTATAGGGCCTAGGGTTCTAAGCAAGCGGTAAAAACAACATACTACAAGTTATCGGTACCCTTTCCCTTGACTTCTCTTCCGGTCAAGGGACATTTCTGAAGCACTACCCTCAAAGCCCATGTGCTGCACACAAGTGTGATTCTCTGCGAACAAGTGTCAAGTGGTGACAGAATTTTAATCGATCGCATGTATATCCTCGTAATAAAATTCTTTGGAgaaatgatgatgatgatgatgagtaAACCTGACAATTGGGCAGGTTGGACGTGTTTTGGGTGGATTGATATTGAATTTTCAGTTAAATGAGTTATACTCAACCCGTCCAATTTTAGATTGCGTTAATTTTAGGTTGGGTCATATTGCGTCATTTCAAACCCATGACCCAAATATGacccaatatattaattaatagatGTTGATACATAAATTATCTCAAATACATTtttatatagaaaaaaaaaatttcacacacATTTTCACACACTAAAATACTTTCACAGATACAAACACACACTCAACTTTTTAAATTCTTTAGAAATACATTATTTTTATACGCTAAAATACACACCAATATACTTTCACAAATACACATGTATTAACTGTTTAAACTATTTTTAGTTCCATAAAAGATCCAATCACGCCTAaattaaactgaaattttgatGAGAGAGATACAATTCTCAATCAATTAGTTCAAATATACTATTCAATTCGTTTGAAAAGTTTTAATGAAAGCACAATTTGTGAAGTAGTCCAAAAACAATATGAAGCATGCCAACGGAGTTTACAAGATCTAGCACAATATGCTCAGCCGCTGATCTGGATAGGTTTCTATATTGCAATTGCATTTCTGATATGCTTTTTGGCGGTGGTGGCCGATATTTTCCATGATTttctaaaacaatatttgttaGTGGCATGATTTTCTGAAATCTCAAACTAGCTATGTCATCGATAAGAGACTTTGAAAAACAATGCCCCACCGGAGCAATATATTAAACACCAAGCGTAGTTAAATATAAATTGAAGGAAAGATGTGAATTTGCTCAAGAGTAGAGGTGGCAaaggaggaggtggtggtgaTTTATTCGGGCAGAAGAACAAAAGTTATCGTTGAAGTCGTCGGAAACAAGAGTCGTAtttcttgaatttaatttttttatttattttttaaatttaagttGGGTAATGAGTGTCCAACACAAATACCCAAATTgcccaaaatatatttgagtttttattatccaattcaaaattgacccaacACCCAAATTACTCAACCCAACCTCTCAAATTAGTGGGTGGATTGTTGGGTTTTGGGCATAATTGCCAGGTCTAATGATGAGTATCATTTAATAGCGTGTCTAAAGCACTCGGTCAAAAAGAGTTGCACCAGAAAGTAGGGGCTTTGGAAGCAAAGCTTGAAAGCTTACTGCATCAAATCATCAAAGATCTCGATTGATTGATCTCGGCTCactttttgctaaaaaaaaaagggagaatgCTTTCGAAGCATCCTCCAATTGGTCTCAAAAAGTTGAAGAACCTCCATAATTCGTCAGAACTATTTggttcttctttcttctctttactcGTCACGAAATGCCAATTATAGTAGGATAGTGAATTTGGCTCGTGATTCAGCTTTTGATGAGGCTGGATTTAATATCTGCAATTAGAACACTCCTATTCGTATTCTGTATTATGCTTGAATCAGTCGACATATTCTGTGCCGAAGTTTAGGCCATTCTGGTAACGATTTGCGACTATATCAAGTGCTGCTAATCATATCAGACAATTTCGTGTCAACAACCACTACATAGTTTACTGTTTTTGATCTGGACCTACAGGCTACAGAAGAATATGCTAAGCAAGCGGTGTTAGTTCTGACCGGTGGGTGCGGAATAGTATCGAGTATCCATTGCATGCATGCCGAGAGATAACCTCATTTGGACCCAAGTTGAGTGGCTCTGAAACAAGATTGCTGTAAACAGCCACGATAGTTCTTGGGCAGAATCGTTGCTTGGTTGCTGAGCCCAGAGAATCTTTCGGAAGACCaaattagcaaaaaaaaatGTCACCATCACACGAACATGCAATCCGCCGGTCGgattctcttcttcttcttcttcttcttccggGCCATCTATATTCGCTGCCCCCACGATCCAGCCAGAAAATAATCCTCGAGtcaaaaacaaatgaaaaatcgGATGACACCGCCACCAGCTCAGCTAAGATTAGGAAGTACGCCTACCCATTGATTGCGGGGTCTCGGCATCTAATCCTATTATTAATGATCCCAATAAAATAACCATGGAGAAGAAGGAAATAAGATAATAATAAGTTGGCAACATTATAGAACACTTGCAGAAATTAAACAAAGTCGAAATTAAACAAAGTCATTTACAAAAGTATCCCTTTGAGAGAAGGTAAGATTAAAGACAGACTACAGAGAGACCAGAACGACCCGGACGCATCAGCTGGAAAACAGCATCGCAACATACTATACTCAGTTACAAgcgcaaccaaaaaaaaaagatcaaatgGGCACTCTTTTAACCCATTCACCTCAAGActaagggaaaagaaaaaggcaaagtTAGGACTAACATGCTTGTCTATGCATTTACATTGAAGTCACTATGCAGCAAACGTCTTTTAGGCAACTTCAATTACTTGTTGCACAATTGAAGCGACTTCTTCTACTGGTGGACTTACAGGGGCTGGTAACTGTAGGTCAGTGAAGTGAAATTCAATCTGTAATCGATGATGTAGGGGCGTTGATTTTATCAAACCTTTCTTGATATCTGCCTGCAGTTCCCTAATAGGAATAGCAGCCAAGAAGCTCTTTATGTACTCCTTGCACGACTCTTTGCCTCGACATATGACCAGTTCTTCCTCCTCTTCACTCTTCATTGGTTCAGAATCTTCTGACGAACCTTCTTTTGAGCTTACCTGCTGGGAATCCGCATTCTTTGGTTCTGCTGCTGCAACAACTGGCAGATCACCAACAGATTTTTCTTGGGATGATTGAGCAGTATTTGGCAACTTGTAGATGGTTGTGTTCCTGTCAAACTTCAGTATGTAAGCCTGGTTACATCCTTCATAGAGTCTCTCTCCTAGGGTGTCGATGATGTAGTAAGCTTCAGCTTCAACCTTAAGCACAAAGAAATGGTCATTCCAACTGACAATGTAGACCTGAGGTTCACTGTCACCTGGACATTCTAAAGCAACACGGCTGATTTCATCCCAGATATTGTCAAATGACATGGCACCATGAAGAAAATCAAATCTTCCCTCATCCATCCCATCTGGATGAAAAAATCCAATAAATGACTTTCCAGGAATTACAGAAAGAGAACCAATTTTAGCATGTAGGATAGTCTCAAGATCAAAGTGCTTGTCAGGAAATCGCTCTCTGTAAATCTCATTGTCACAAAGGTTCCTCCATTCTAGAGATCCTTCCCTGATTAAACTATCAAACTGTGATTTAATCGGCATATGATCACGATTATTTTGCAACCAATCAGCAATTACAGCAACAAGGGCAGTGCATGCACTCTCTCCAGCTGCCCGCTCACTTCGCTGGTCAATAGAAGCAAAGAACACCTGGGTATGGAGCTTCAGATGTCCATCTCGGCTCATAATTCCTTTCTGTTCCCAATTACCAACAGCAAAATTGTCATCTCCAAACTCAGATACAGATGAGCGATGTGCACTTGAGTCTTCATCTGTCTTCCGCCACTGCCAAAATTGGCATAAACATgacttaaaatttgaaaatgaaaaactcattaaaatacaaaagaagGATGAATAAGGAAGGAGCTATAATGAAGCGATTGAATGGTGAATTCTCACCACAAAAGAAATACTAAACTTGATGGACTTGTGCCATTGTCCTCAAAATGAACATGATTTGAAAATCAGAGCGTGTGTCAACTAAAAAACTATATTTGTAATGGAAATGTACGCCAAAAACTTCATCAAGGACAGTCAAGGAAGGTTCTAACTTTATAAAACGTTCAAGCAATcattaaaatgccaaaatatTAATGGAGTCTGAGACACTGCATACAGAAGGCAGGACAAGTATCTGTGGATTCAAAGCTCtagcaagaaaaatgaaaaatatactTTCCACAACAAACTATTTAATCATAACTTTCTTACCCAGAAAGAGAAAGATTCGTCTGAGCTGAGCTGCCGGCGATCAAAGTCGATATCATCTCCGCCTTCTTCTCCATTTCCCTTCTTCAGCAATGGCTCGCCTTTGGTTTTAGGAGATCTGAAGCTCAGCTTCCTCTTTTTCCAAGGTAATATACTACGTTTCGTATTCTGCAAGACAGATGCCTCAGAAACAGAAGTAATTGGATTATCAACAGGTGGGCAGCCAACATCAGATTTGCGGTTGCTATAGTAAACCCAATCCTCATCAACACTGTTGCTCCTAGAATTGGAGTAAAACGACCCACCTGCAAAGTTAGCATAAGCTAATGTTCCGTAACTAAATGACTTCCTAACAGTAGCGTTTTCCTTGCCATCATCTGATTCTCTTTCATCAAATTCTTCCAGTGAATCTGTGTCAAATGGGTAAGCATAATCGCCATCCTCACTCTTGGCCGAGCACCTGCCTTCACTTCCTTCTTCCTCACGGCAAGCCTTTTTAGCTCTCCGGGTGGACACGTACTCTGTAAAAATTTTGACCTTTCTGAGACCAGCTTTAAGAGCAGAAAGCTCATCTTTCTCTGGTAAGGGACTATCTCCAGACTGTAGTGGAGACTGAACAGGAAAACTTGTCCTCTGTGCTGACTCTACTGAATCTTGTGCACCTCTCAGCTCCAATAAGCTAAACAATATCTGTATCAGATAAGAGATAAAATCGGATATCAATAACAAATGTAAATCGAACCAGCATAAAGATAAATATTCAATTTGGCATCTGGTAAAAGCTGCACAACAGATGATACATACACGAAGTGAGAGCCGAGGCTCAGATGTACAGCCAGAAAGTACCAAAGGAATATCggtttcaacttccttttcagTCACGCTAGCAAATTCAGCAAGGTTCAAGACTGCTGTACCAACAAGAGATCCCCTGTTCTTTGCCCCTTGATTCAAACCCTGGAACAGGAGAAAGTAACAGAAAATGGTAACAATAAAGCATCATATGAGAATCTTACTTATcagaaaatgataaaaacttTCTCCTATGCCACTGCCACTGAGTGCACATAcatgatgcatgaaaaaaataatttcttttGCAAAAATGACGTGCTGACATCCTTACAGAATAAAACGTCTCCGCTTTAACATAATTGCATGAGAGAAGATAACTGGTAAGATAAAATAATGGCATTCTGACTTTGTCGGATGAAGTAACTAAAACGTCGAGTAGCGACAATACAATTTAATAACTTATATCTAACATTGGCATCCTGAAATCCAAAATGACTTTTTCTGAATCTTACGCGGGGTAGCAAAACAACCAATCTCATTAGAGATGTCTGAATATATACATCTAAAAGACCACCACAAGACATGCCAAGCCTCTTGCATTATCATCAAAAAAAGCATATAAAAACATAAAAGCCAATCATATAACAGTAGCCGCCAAACTCATTTAACAGATGGAAAACAAAATATATAGCCAAGCGAAAAACCTATGTAATGACTTACAGAAGAATAATTATCTTCCATTCAAGAATCAACAAGTATCACATCAATAGTGGCAAAAGCATccataaatgaataaataacaACTCTTCGATGTCACACACAGAAAACAATTGGTTGGAGAAATGCAAACGCTAAAACACATTCCAAAATCTCCCAACATTCTGGTGGTCTAATTGCTGaccccaaaaaacaaaaaatcaacaCTCATATGGTTGGCATTTCCTCAAAGAATTATACCCATGGTTTGAATCAAAGCAAATTCAGTACACAGAAGGAAGCAAATGGTAGACATTTCCTCCAGAGACAGATTGAAATTCCCATATCTATTCACAACCAATAAAGGAATATCTGAGCGGAAGAAGAGGAAAAACTGATATGGTGAGTCACCAATAAACTAGAGTGCACATGCAGTTCTTTCCT is part of the Coffea eugenioides isolate CCC68of chromosome 6, Ceug_1.0, whole genome shotgun sequence genome and encodes:
- the LOC113775091 gene encoding uncharacterized protein LOC113775091, producing the protein MVVKMMRWRPWPPLQTRKYEVRLKVRRLEGSLAVMGNGSNNNDWVHASSADKEGGGAAPPGFTVEIRWKGPKIALSTFRRSTVKKNCTREESVKTQEDGENGGFLVLWDEEFQSVCTLSGYKDNVFHPWEVAFAVFSNGLNQGAKNRGSLVGTAVLNLAEFASVTEKEVETDIPLVLSGCTSEPRLSLRILFSLLELRGAQDSVESAQRTSFPVQSPLQSGDSPLPEKDELSALKAGLRKVKIFTEYVSTRRAKKACREEEGSEGRCSAKSEDGDYAYPFDTDSLEEFDERESDDGKENATVRKSFSYGTLAYANFAGGSFYSNSRSNSVDEDWVYYSNRKSDVGCPPVDNPITSVSEASVLQNTKRSILPWKKRKLSFRSPKTKGEPLLKKGNGEEGGDDIDFDRRQLSSDESFSFWWRKTDEDSSAHRSSVSEFGDDNFAVGNWEQKGIMSRDGHLKLHTQVFFASIDQRSERAAGESACTALVAVIADWLQNNRDHMPIKSQFDSLIREGSLEWRNLCDNEIYRERFPDKHFDLETILHAKIGSLSVIPGKSFIGFFHPDGMDEGRFDFLHGAMSFDNIWDEISRVALECPGDSEPQVYIVSWNDHFFVLKVEAEAYYIIDTLGERLYEGCNQAYILKFDRNTTIYKLPNTAQSSQEKSVGDLPVVAAAEPKNADSQQVSSKEGSSEDSEPMKSEEEEELVICRGKESCKEYIKSFLAAIPIRELQADIKKGLIKSTPLHHRLQIEFHFTDLQLPAPVSPPVEEVASIVQQVIEVA